The Mycolicibacterium aurum genome segment AGCGCCCGCGCGTCGAACGCTAGAAAATCCGAACACTGTTGTCCCGCAACGTCGATGATCTGGATGAATTGGCCGGCCCTGACCTCGTACGACGATGCCGTCGCGGCGTCGATGCGCATGTCGAACAGCGGCTCGGCCAGCGGGGCGGGCAGCTCCTGGACTTCGGCGCGGCGCGGGTCGGCGCGGCGCACCTCCACCCACACCTCCGACGGCGGGTTGGGCTCCTCGCTGACCAGACTCATCGGGCTCGCGGGTACGGCCACGAGCACCACGGCATCGCCGTCGACGTCGAAGCTCACCCGGGAGCCCGCGGCGGAGTCCGGTCCGAACAGCAGCGCCGCTCGCGAGTCCTGCTGATCGATGCCGTGTTCGGCCAGCAGCGACACGATACGGGCGGCAGCGTAGCCGTTCTCGTCCTGCCCCGGCACCAGTCGGCGCAACACCGTCGCGGCCGAGTCCGGGGTCGCCATGGCGACCGCCCGCGGGTCCGAGGCGAGCACCGTCAGTTCCGCGGGCTGGCGCCCGTAGTGGTCGATGAGCTCCAGCCGGTCGCCGACGAACACCTTGATCGCCGTCACCGACCCCGGGCCGACCCGAAAGCGTTCCACTACAACGAGATCAGGGCGCAAACGAGCGGTAGCCGACATAGAACGCCAGCGCCCGGGTGGGCGTGGAGAACAGGATCCGTGAGCCCTTCGGAAAGAAAATCGCATCCTTGGCCTTGGCAATCTGGGTTTGCCCGGTGTCGACGTTCTCCAGCCGGAACTCGCCCTCCAGCACGACCTTCATCTCGTCGTAGTCGTAGTAGTAGTCCAGCGGAGCATCGGTGTTGCGAAGCTCGAAGTAGCCCGAACACATCGGCACGCCATTGGGATTGGCGTAGACATCGTCGATGAAGCCCTCGGTGCCCGGGTACTGCTCCAGAGACATCTGGGGCAGGGTCTGCCAGAAACCTGATGTCACCAGGAACGGCGGAACGGTGGTACTCGTCATGGGACCTCCAGCATGATCTCTTTCGAGGAAACATCGTCTGATAGGAGGAAACCATGGGTGCGTTTCGCGGAGATTACTGACGAGTTTCTCCGCCGCACCAGAGTCGAGTCAGACCATTTCTTTCTTGGTCAGCCACCGCATGATCGGCCAGCCGACGAACACCGGCAGCCAGCACGTCAAGATCCGGTACAGCAGCACCGACGGCACCGCCACGGCGGCGGGCACCCCGAAGGCCGCCAGCCCGCCGATCAGCGCCGCCTCCACGGCGCCGACACCACCGGGCGTCGGCGCGGCTGAGGCGAGCGTGCCGCCGACCATCGTGACGATGGTGACGGTGACGAAGCTGGCGTCTCCGCCGAAGGCCTCGATGCTGGCCCACAACGCCAACGCCGCACCGAGTGTGGTGGACGCACAGCCCAGCACGATCAGCGCGAGGCGCTTGGGCTCACGGGCGAGCAGGACGAGGTCGTCGAGCACTTCCTTCAGACGCGGGCGGACCGCGGTGGCCAGCCACCGGCGCAGCTTCGGGACGAACAGCGAGACGCCGATGCCACCGAGTGCGGCGCCGGCGATCAGGTACAGCACCGTGGCGCTGGGCACGAACCGCGACAGGTTCGCCGACGCACCCGCGGCCGCGCTGAACACGATCAGAAGCGTGATGTGCGTGATCACCTGCACCGACTGCTGCAGCGCCACCGCGGTGGTGGCGCGTAGCGCGCCGAGTCCCCCCTTCTGCAGGAACCGGGTGCTCAAAGCCAGTCCGCCGACACCCGCCGGCGTCGTCGTGGCGGCGAAGGTGTTGGCCACCTGCATGATCGTCAGCGTCCGGAACTTCACCTGGCCGTCGGCGCACGCCCACAGCGCCGCCGCCGCACCGAGATACTTCAGCGCCGAGACGGCCAGCCCGGCCAGCGCCCACCACCAGTTGGCCGACTGCAGCTCGGAGAAGAACGCGGGAGCCGAGCTGATGAATGGATAGGCGACGTAGACGAGCGCGACCAGCAGCACCATCTGGATGAGCTGATTGCGGGTGAACCGGGTGATGGTCGCGGCCTTGATCTTGTCTGCGCCGGTCTGCTGCTTGACCTCGTCGCGGACAGTGGACATCGCGGTGCCCGCGTCCCGCACAGATGACCGAATACGTTTGGGGACAGCGACTTTGGTAAGGCGACGGGATGCGGCCAGTACCGATTCGTGCCCGAAGACCGTGATCGCGGCCGCGACGGCCTTCGGTGCGCCGTACAGGTCGGTGGTGGTGATCAGAAGCTGCGCGATATCGGTGTGCAGCTGCGCGTCGGAGGCGCCGAACTCGGCGTAGGCGAACCCGCCGAACAGTGGGGTGCCGTTGACGACGGTGATCTCGGTGCTGCGCAGATCGCCATGGGAGATCTGCTGGCTGTGCAGCACGCCGAGCGAATCCCAGACCCGGGTGACCGGTGTCTGCTCGGCGCAGTTGCCGATCGAGGTGCCCTGAACGGGCTTGTGCGCGAACATCGTCCACCCGCGCTCCAGCGGCGCCACCGCGATCGGCGTGGTGTTGGCCATCCCGAGGTTCCCGACGGCGAGGGCCATCAGCGCCCGGTGCTCCACCGCGCGGCGCATCGAGGTCTGGATGGGTGCGGTCTCGCTGTCGCGCAGGCGCAACTTCACCCAGAACTGCCGCAGGAATCCCCCGCCACGCTGATGCGGTCCGTAGAGTTCGACGACCGCGACGCCGTTGTGTTCCCGGTCGCCGGCCGCGTCCTCGGTGGCCGTCAGCACGAGCGGCCCCTGCCCGGACGGGCGGATCACCTTCAGCGCGGACGCCCGGAAATCGCGACGCGCCAGCGCCCGCACCGCGCCGTCGAGCGGCACCTCCAGTGCGGGGGTGCCGACGACGAGGACGACGAGCGCACCGACGAACCACCCCACCGCGAGGCCCAGCAGCGAGCGCGCCGGCACCACCGCGCTGACGACCAGATGAATCGGCACGAAGGCCAGCAGCAGCGCCCACCACCAGTGCCGCCACCGAGCGGGAAGCCAGGGTCCTGACACCGTGAGCACCGCGGCGAGCATGGCGATCCACCGAGGGTCGTCGAGAAACTGCGACAGCACCGTGTCGAGGCGTTCGCTCAGGTCGAAGTGCCAGCTGGGCGCGGCGATGCCGTTACCCGTGATGGACAACGCCAGGATCGCGATGACTCCCGCGGCGGCATAGGCACCGAGCAGTTTCCACTGCTTGGCGGCGATGAGCCCGATGAAGATGAAGAACGGCAGGCCCAGGATCGCGATGCCGTAGATCAGATACACGGTGTTGGACTGGGCAGGGCTCAGGACGCCGACGATGCCGGAGATGGACCGCTCCAGTGCGTCCCACTCATAGCGGGTGATCAGCGAGCTGGTGACCACCACGACCAGGAACACGCCGGCCAGGGTGAGGCGCAGGATGTCGTTGGTTCGGCGGGTCAACGGCTGGAGCAGGTTGCCCGTGACAGCGACGTCCTGCCCGTCAACTCGCATACGGTAACGATCTCCCTGATAGGCCCGCGAGCCGCGATCGGCTCACCGACAAAATAGCGACTGTTCGGTGACAATCGGTACACGCAAAAAGGGGCGCCCCTGCCGGGACGCCCCTTTTCAGTGCTCAGGCCTACGTCACGCCTGCTGCCGAGTCGCCGCTCAGCGGACGGTCACGTAGTAGACCTTGCCGACGATCACCAGTTCCAGCCCGTCGTCGCCGCCCTCATTGACCCACTGCGTGACGTTGCCGCCGGTGCGCACACCGACGACGCCGGCCTCCGACAGCGGCGCACTGCCCAGCTTGTTGACGATGACGCGGTTACCGCCCGTCTCCAGTTGGCTGATGGTTGCCTGGGCGTCCCCGGAGCCGGACGGAGCGGCAGCGGCGGTGCCGGCCAGCCCGAGGGCGGCGGCCGAAACGCCCGAGACGATGGCGGCGGTGGCGATGACGTTCTTCATGCTGATCCCTGCTTTTCGCTTGTTGATCCTGACAGTGCCAACCGCGAGGGCCGGTCCGGCATTTCCGGTGGCAGAGATTGACCGGCGGCTGGCAGCACCGGGCTCCGGCTCAGCGGACGTCGAGGTAGAACACGTGCCCGGTGGCCGTCTGCTGGTATGTGCGGTCGTAGCGCTCGTCCATCACGGTCATGTGGATCTCGGGTCCGCGGTGGACGCTGACGACCTCGGCCTGGTCCAGCGGAACGTCGGACAGCCGGTTGACGATGACGCGGTTGCCTTCCGCTTCGAGCATGCTGATGGTCGCGAACGCGTCCCCACCGGTCGTGGGGGCGGCAGCGGCTGGGGCGGCCAGACCGATCAGCGCGGCACTCAGTCCGGCGGCGACGGTGGCGACGGTGGTGATGTTCATGACGGTGTCTTCTCTCTCGGTGTTGGGGGACATCTGAACCGGAGTGTGGACATCGGCCGGATGCGTTACACCGGACGACGAGAGGGGGCACCCCGAGACGGGGTGCCCCAACTGACGCGGAACCTCTATCGGACGGCGACGTAGACGACCTGCCCGCCGATGCCGGCGTAGTCACCGTCGTCGACGGCGTTCCAGACCGAGTCGCGGATCTGAGCGCCGGGCTGCACCGAGACCACGGAGGCACGGGTGAGCGGCGCGTCGGACAGCCGCTGGACGATCACCAGATTGCCCAGCTTCTCGAGCTCGTTGATGGTGTGGCGGGCGCTGCCCGGTCCGGCGGGCCCGGCACTCGCGGGTGCGGCCAGCCCGACCGTGGCGGCGATGAGTGCGGCGGTTGCGCCGGCAAACATGGCGGTGTGCTTCATTTCAGTTGTTCTGCTCTTCCCGTAAGCGGGTCGGAGCCGTGGAGCGAATCGCGCGGTTCTGACGTCGATCGATCGACGGGTCTTCGGTGCCTCATCCGATCTGCAGTGTTAAACAGGATTTCCGGCGATTTAATTTCAGGTGTCGGGCACCACACCCGAACGCCCACCGCGGGCCGCGAGGCGTCGCCGCCCTGCAATCTCAGCTACTGGGCCGGTCGCGAGCTCAGCCGGCGGGAGAGCCCGGAGGCGCGGGTGGCGCGCCTGCCGATCGCCGCGCGCACCGAGGACTCGGAGCCGACGACCTGGACGCGTTTCCTGGCACGGGTGACGGCGGTGTAGAACAGCTCCCGGGTCAACAGCCGAGAATCCTCCGGGGGCAGCAACACCGTCACCTCGTCGGCCTGGCTGCCCTGGCTCTTGTGGATCGTCATCGCGAACATCGTCTCGACCTCGCCCAGCCGGCTCGGCGCGAACTGCAGCGAACCGATGTGGGCGCGCAGCCCGTCCGGCGCCGCCACCACGACGCCGGTGTCGCCGTTGTAGACACCGAGGCCGTAATCGTTGGCGGTGACCAGCAGCGGACGGCCGGGGTACCACGGCGCCCACGTCGGTTGCCCCGTCTGGTCGGCCAACCAGCGCTCCACCCGGCGGTTCCACTGCGTCACCCCGAACGGACCCTGGCGGTGGGCACACAGCAGCCGGTGAGTGTCGAGGATGGCCAGCGCCGTCCCGGCGTCACCCAGCAGCGCGGCCTGACGCAGTTCCGCCGCCCGCGCGACCAGGCTCGGCCGCAACGCCTCCGACGGGTCGTCGGTGTCGAGCCAGGAGATCCTGTCCTCGCCGGCGCGCAACAGATCGACCGCGGTGTCGGCATCGCCGCTGCGGATCGCCAGCGCCAGCGCACCGATCGTCTTGCCGAACCGGTGCGACGTCCGCAACTCGACCACCCCCGTCGCTTCGCTCGCCCCGGTGCCGAGCCCCTCCACCAGGTCGGCCAGCACCGCGCCGGCGTCGACCGATGCCAGCTGATCGGGATCCCCGACGAAGATGAGACGGGCGTCCGGACGCACCGCCTCCAGCAGCCGGGCCATCATCGTCAGCGACACCATGGACGTCTCGTCGACGACGATCACGTCGTGGGGGAGATGGTTGTCGCGGTGATGGCGGAACCGCGACGACGTATCGGGCCGGCTACCCAGCAGCCGGTGCAGCGTGGTCGCGCGCAGGCCGGACAGCCGTCCCTGATCCACCGCGGCGAGCTGGCCGACCTCCAGGTTCACCGCCTCGGCGAGCCGGGCCGCGGCCTTGCCCGTCGGCGCCGCCAGCGCCACCCGGGGCGGCGCCGCCCCCGCGAGCTCCGCCTGCTCGGCGATCGCGGCGAGCAGCCGCGCAACCGTCGTCGTCTTTCCGGTGCCCGGACCGCCGGTGAGAACCGTCAAGCGTTGGGCCAGAGCCACTTCCGCGGCCGCCCGCTGCTCTTCCCAGCCGTCGGGGAACAGCCGCGCGAGGCCGGCGGTGCCGCCGGTCGGCGGTCGCGACGTCAGCAGCGCGAGGACGTCGTCGCACACCTGCTGCTCCTCGTGCCAGTAGCGGTCGAGGTAGAGCAGATCCGCGGATGCATCGGAGTACACCCGCAGCACCTTTCGGTCCGCCAGCGCGCTCGCTCGCACCGCCTGTAGCCACTCATCCGGCGGCGGCCACGGCAGCTCCGGTGCACCGATCTGATCCGCCACCGACCGCAGGTCCACGCACACCGAGCCGCTGCGCAACGCCCGCACGGCCAGCGCGACCGCCAGCGCCACGGTGTCGTCGTTCTCCTCGCCCAGCGCCGTCAGCCGTTGCGCGACATGGATATCCGCCGGCTCGAACAACTCCGCGAACGCCTCGACCGTCATGCCGGCACCGCCCCGGCGTCCAGCAGGTCCGACAGGGCCTCGATCAGCGCTGCCGGCGGCTGCCAGCTGAAGACCCCCGCCGGGTGTCCGTCGACCACCGGGGTGTCGGCGCCGCACATGCCGCGCACGAAGAGGTACAGCACTCCGCCGATGTGGCGCTGCGCCGAGTACCCCGTTACCCGCCAGCGCAGAAACCGGTGCAGTACAACGCAATACAGCAGGGCCTGCAACGGATAGTCCGAGTGCAGCATCGCCTCGGTCAACCGCGCCGGCTGATAGTCCGCAGAGGTCAGTGGACGCGCCGGATCGCCCAGCCAGTTCGTCTTGTAGTCCACGACGAGATACCGGCCGTCGATGCGCAGCACGGCGTCGAGCGACCCGGTCAGATATCCCTTCAAAGACTGCGCTGCCAGCATGCTGTCGGTCAGCCGCTCGGCGTACGGCGCCAGCGGGTCGCCCTGCGGCAGGTGCTCGGCAAGCAGCCTGCCGACATCGCTCAGCGAGAGCGCCGGCGGGTCCACCCGACGATCGCCGCCGGCGAGCGGAAACTCGAAATCCATCTCCCGCAACCGGTCTCGCATACCGATACGGCGCAGCGTCACACCCGGCGCCAGCGGCCCCAGCGGAGTGTCGTGCATCGGCACCAACGCGGCCGCCAGCTCGGCAGGGGGTACGTCCACCGGCCACCACAGCGAGTGCTCGCGGACCTTGGCCTCCAGCTCGGCCGCCAGGTCCGGTGCGAACGGGTCCGCGGTCTCCAGCACCGCGTGCACGATTGTGCCGAACTTCGCCCCCATCGGCAGGTCCGCCATCGGAGACGGGACCGACGGGGCCTGCGGATCGGCGGGCTCGGATCCGGGTACCTCGCCCGCCTCGTCGTCGAGCTCCACCACCTCGGGCTCGCTGCTCACCCCGGGCGACTGTTCGGCCTCG includes the following:
- the recD gene encoding exodeoxyribonuclease V subunit alpha — its product is MTVEAFAELFEPADIHVAQRLTALGEENDDTVALAVALAVRALRSGSVCVDLRSVADQIGAPELPWPPPDEWLQAVRASALADRKVLRVYSDASADLLYLDRYWHEEQQVCDDVLALLTSRPPTGGTAGLARLFPDGWEEQRAAAEVALAQRLTVLTGGPGTGKTTTVARLLAAIAEQAELAGAAPPRVALAAPTGKAAARLAEAVNLEVGQLAAVDQGRLSGLRATTLHRLLGSRPDTSSRFRHHRDNHLPHDVIVVDETSMVSLTMMARLLEAVRPDARLIFVGDPDQLASVDAGAVLADLVEGLGTGASEATGVVELRTSHRFGKTIGALALAIRSGDADTAVDLLRAGEDRISWLDTDDPSEALRPSLVARAAELRQAALLGDAGTALAILDTHRLLCAHRQGPFGVTQWNRRVERWLADQTGQPTWAPWYPGRPLLVTANDYGLGVYNGDTGVVVAAPDGLRAHIGSLQFAPSRLGEVETMFAMTIHKSQGSQADEVTVLLPPEDSRLLTRELFYTAVTRARKRVQVVGSESSVRAAIGRRATRASGLSRRLSSRPAQ
- a CDS encoding lysylphosphatidylglycerol synthase transmembrane domain-containing protein, encoding MRVDGQDVAVTGNLLQPLTRRTNDILRLTLAGVFLVVVVTSSLITRYEWDALERSISGIVGVLSPAQSNTVYLIYGIAILGLPFFIFIGLIAAKQWKLLGAYAAAGVIAILALSITGNGIAAPSWHFDLSERLDTVLSQFLDDPRWIAMLAAVLTVSGPWLPARWRHWWWALLLAFVPIHLVVSAVVPARSLLGLAVGWFVGALVVLVVGTPALEVPLDGAVRALARRDFRASALKVIRPSGQGPLVLTATEDAAGDREHNGVAVVELYGPHQRGGGFLRQFWVKLRLRDSETAPIQTSMRRAVEHRALMALAVGNLGMANTTPIAVAPLERGWTMFAHKPVQGTSIGNCAEQTPVTRVWDSLGVLHSQQISHGDLRSTEITVVNGTPLFGGFAYAEFGASDAQLHTDIAQLLITTTDLYGAPKAVAAAITVFGHESVLAASRRLTKVAVPKRIRSSVRDAGTAMSTVRDEVKQQTGADKIKAATITRFTRNQLIQMVLLVALVYVAYPFISSAPAFFSELQSANWWWALAGLAVSALKYLGAAAALWACADGQVKFRTLTIMQVANTFAATTTPAGVGGLALSTRFLQKGGLGALRATTAVALQQSVQVITHITLLIVFSAAAGASANLSRFVPSATVLYLIAGAALGGIGVSLFVPKLRRWLATAVRPRLKEVLDDLVLLAREPKRLALIVLGCASTTLGAALALWASIEAFGGDASFVTVTIVTMVGGTLASAAPTPGGVGAVEAALIGGLAAFGVPAAVAVPSVLLYRILTCWLPVFVGWPIMRWLTKKEMV
- a CDS encoding cupin domain-containing protein; translation: MTSTTVPPFLVTSGFWQTLPQMSLEQYPGTEGFIDDVYANPNGVPMCSGYFELRNTDAPLDYYYDYDEMKVVLEGEFRLENVDTGQTQIAKAKDAIFFPKGSRILFSTPTRALAFYVGYRSFAP